A genomic stretch from Desulfurococcaceae archaeon MEX13E-LK6-19 includes:
- a CDS encoding Mrp/NBP35 family ATP-binding protein produces the protein MPGANVFSLIGEARKRLKNVKHKVIVLSGKGGVGKTFISSMLALALADKGYNVGILDADIHGSSIPTAYGMENIRLYASEEGILPATGPLGVRVVATNLMLEKPDIPIVWRGPLVSRAIMEFLANVVWGELDYLIIDLPPGTGDEAITIVQVINDLDGAIIVTAPGVLSETVVAKAINFVVKNGIKLLGIVENMSYFKCPKCGEVYYLLGRSTGEELAEKYNTKLLAKIPLDPYIGKAIDKGVPYLIEYPNGDAAQVLKQLAETLVETLEGRK, from the coding sequence ATGCCAGGAGCAAATGTTTTTTCGCTCATAGGCGAGGCAAGAAAGCGTCTAAAGAACGTGAAACATAAAGTTATCGTACTCAGTGGAAAAGGGGGAGTGGGGAAAACATTTATTTCATCAATGCTGGCTCTAGCTCTTGCCGACAAAGGCTATAATGTTGGTATACTTGATGCAGATATACATGGTTCATCTATTCCAACAGCCTATGGTATGGAAAATATTAGATTATATGCCAGTGAAGAAGGAATACTGCCTGCGACAGGACCATTAGGAGTAAGAGTTGTGGCAACAAATCTAATGCTTGAGAAACCAGATATACCAATTGTATGGAGGGGCCCGCTTGTATCAAGAGCTATAATGGAATTTCTAGCTAATGTTGTATGGGGTGAGCTAGACTATTTAATAATAGACCTTCCGCCAGGAACAGGAGATGAGGCAATAACTATAGTTCAAGTAATAAATGATCTTGACGGAGCAATTATTGTTACAGCACCAGGTGTTCTCTCCGAAACAGTTGTAGCAAAAGCGATTAATTTTGTTGTAAAGAACGGGATAAAACTACTAGGAATAGTTGAAAATATGAGCTACTTTAAATGTCCCAAGTGTGGTGAAGTATACTACCTCCTTGGAAGAAGTACTGGTGAGGAACTGGCAGAAAAGTATAATACAAAACTATTAGCAAAGATACCTCTTGATCCCTATATAGGTAAGGCTATTGATAAGGGAGTTCCATACCTTATAGAGTATCCCAATGGCGATGCCGCCCAGGTACTTAAGCAGTTGGCCGAAACTCTTGTTGAGACCCTAGAGGGTAGAAAATAA
- the mvk gene encoding mevalonate kinase yields MRVCARAPAKTILFGEHFVVLGRPALVAAINIYAKVCIEDNDKLVVESKNLGLRLTEDNVPEQLKPYQIIINELVQDKSKKCFHALIESDIPVGAGMGSSAATSVAFTAALAKFLGLELSLDEISRIAFKAEQFVHGKPSGIDNTISTYGGILYYKKGMFKRISISWPEDYYLVLADTGVERSTKDAVKKVLDRYNRRKTVMEHIYNAAEEIVDAALKALKEKDMDTLGELMNINHGLLVSIGVAIPETELIVHNSLKAGAIGAKITGAGMGGSVLLLVRNDNLENVIKHLSNYAKATYVSKPVDKGVEVYIAE; encoded by the coding sequence ATGAGGGTTTGCGCAAGAGCTCCCGCGAAGACAATATTGTTTGGGGAACACTTTGTTGTCTTGGGTAGACCAGCTCTCGTGGCGGCCATTAATATTTATGCGAAAGTATGCATCGAGGACAATGATAAACTTGTTGTTGAATCAAAGAATCTCGGACTAAGGCTTACAGAGGATAATGTTCCTGAACAACTTAAACCATACCAGATAATTATTAATGAACTAGTTCAAGATAAGAGTAAAAAATGTTTTCACGCATTAATAGAATCCGATATCCCTGTAGGTGCTGGAATGGGATCAAGTGCTGCTACTTCTGTAGCATTCACAGCAGCTTTAGCAAAATTCCTGGGCTTAGAACTTAGTTTAGACGAGATCTCTAGGATAGCGTTTAAAGCAGAACAATTTGTACATGGAAAGCCTAGTGGTATAGACAATACTATCTCTACTTACGGCGGGATATTATACTATAAAAAAGGCATGTTCAAGAGAATAAGTATTTCATGGCCTGAAGACTACTACCTGGTACTAGCAGACACGGGCGTCGAAAGGTCAACAAAGGATGCGGTGAAAAAAGTTCTAGACCGTTACAATAGAAGGAAAACCGTTATGGAACACATTTATAATGCAGCTGAAGAAATAGTTGATGCAGCATTAAAAGCTCTCAAAGAAAAAGATATGGATACACTTGGAGAACTAATGAACATAAATCACGGCTTACTCGTATCAATAGGTGTAGCCATCCCGGAAACCGAACTGATCGTCCATAATTCATTAAAAGCCGGCGCTATTGGAGCAAAAATAACTGGAGCCGGAATGGGTGGCTCTGTTCTTCTGCTTGTCAGAAACGACAACCTGGAAAACGTGATAAAGCATTTGAGCAACTATGCAAAAGCAACCTATGTCTCAAAACCTGTAGATAAAGGCGTTGAAGTATATATTGCCGAGTAA
- a CDS encoding diphthine--ammonia ligase — translation MKKAAALYTGGKDSHYAVIEAIGNGIEVVVLVVATPRRSDSWMFHTVNIKWTKLHAEALGIPIEYIDVSGVKEDEVMEFYNGFKNIKEKYGIDTIVTGAVASLYQKKRVDIIAEKLGLNHYAPLWGTDQEQVLRREIEKEEFIITAVQAYGLTSKWLGKSITKENIEEFLSLCRKYKLSPVGEGGEIETFVIDSVIMKKRVMIKEYEKKWFPAGYGYLVIRDAVLIDKN, via the coding sequence TTGAAGAAAGCAGCAGCTCTATACACTGGTGGTAAAGACTCGCACTACGCGGTTATAGAAGCAATAGGTAACGGTATTGAAGTGGTTGTTCTGGTTGTTGCAACGCCTAGGAGAAGCGATTCCTGGATGTTTCATACAGTAAATATTAAATGGACTAAACTACACGCTGAAGCACTAGGTATACCGATTGAATATATTGACGTTAGTGGAGTTAAAGAAGACGAGGTAATGGAGTTCTATAATGGTTTCAAGAATATCAAAGAGAAATATGGTATTGACACAATAGTTACGGGAGCTGTTGCAAGTCTCTATCAGAAAAAACGAGTCGATATTATAGCAGAGAAACTAGGTCTAAACCACTACGCCCCATTATGGGGTACTGACCAAGAACAAGTGCTTCGCAGAGAAATAGAGAAAGAAGAATTCATTATAACGGCGGTACAGGCTTACGGGCTTACAAGCAAATGGCTAGGAAAGAGTATAACCAAGGAAAATATTGAGGAATTCCTCTCTCTTTGTAGAAAATACAAGTTAAGCCCTGTTGGTGAAGGTGGAGAGATTGAAACCTTTGTCATAGACTCCGTTATCATGAAGAAACGTGTTATGATAAAAGAATATGAGAAAAAATGGTTTCCAGCAGGATATGGATATCTAGTGATAAGAGATGCTGTTTTGATCGATAAAAACTAG
- a CDS encoding DNA repair exonuclease has protein sequence MLVAHLADIHLGKQQYRLEYREFDVYNLFLEALEQCIRDHVDMILITGDLFDEPRPRVNALKTVIDGLRKVISHDIKVIITPGDHDVPKRRDRLVIDILPDIVDGVYSLGYIRGETSIVEKVFEQKKLALYAIPFIPHKNIAKKLLPKFLEDSRRFFSTHKEYRKILLAHYSLKELLPYDAMFSITQIPSVDYAAFGHIHDRIKQYIPSGGVLAYPGSIDIFSINEAISWKDKGKGFNIIDLSKKDITIESIHWVNLDIRPQYVIDIDKHNIEKLHDMLTELVNTSTIKPIIVHVKARIPEHAVTTLRAHTNRAMITHGDALFIRLYVETIEENNTIKEGERLKEELDEASIIASLIKSTKEVAEHIVELAEKLASGEYTREDIEKILKELYSEWFKHIDVKTYNTLAKTTLEKKQPKTDTKKPRNILDFLQH, from the coding sequence TTGCTTGTAGCTCATTTAGCTGACATACATTTGGGTAAGCAACAGTATAGACTTGAATATAGGGAATTTGATGTATATAATTTGTTTCTCGAAGCTCTTGAGCAATGTATTAGAGACCATGTAGACATGATCTTGATCACTGGAGATTTATTTGATGAACCCCGCCCAAGAGTTAATGCATTAAAGACTGTCATTGATGGTTTGAGGAAGGTTATTTCACATGATATAAAAGTCATAATTACTCCTGGCGATCATGATGTACCTAAAAGACGTGATAGACTGGTAATCGATATATTACCCGATATTGTCGATGGAGTATACTCCCTAGGCTATATACGTGGTGAAACTAGTATTGTAGAAAAAGTATTTGAACAGAAGAAGCTCGCCTTATACGCAATACCATTTATACCGCATAAAAATATCGCAAAGAAGCTTCTTCCAAAATTCCTAGAGGATTCTAGGAGGTTTTTCAGTACGCATAAAGAGTACAGGAAAATACTGCTTGCACATTATAGTCTAAAAGAGCTTCTACCTTATGATGCAATGTTTTCAATAACACAAATACCAAGTGTAGATTATGCTGCTTTCGGGCACATTCATGATCGTATAAAACAATACATACCAAGCGGTGGAGTATTAGCATATCCTGGTAGTATAGATATATTCAGTATAAACGAGGCTATTTCATGGAAAGACAAAGGAAAAGGATTCAACATAATAGATTTATCGAAAAAAGATATAACAATAGAGTCAATACACTGGGTTAATCTCGATATTAGACCCCAATATGTAATTGATATAGATAAACACAATATTGAAAAACTACATGATATGCTTACAGAACTAGTCAATACAAGTACGATCAAACCAATAATTGTTCATGTAAAGGCACGTATACCAGAACATGCTGTTACAACACTACGTGCACATACAAATAGGGCTATGATCACTCATGGAGATGCCCTATTCATAAGGCTTTATGTTGAGACAATAGAAGAAAACAATACGATTAAAGAAGGAGAGCGATTAAAGGAGGAATTAGATGAAGCAAGCATTATAGCGTCATTAATAAAATCAACTAAAGAAGTTGCGGAACACATAGTAGAGTTGGCCGAAAAACTAGCCTCAGGAGAATATACCAGAGAAGACATAGAAAAAATACTTAAAGAACTATACAGTGAATGGTTTAAACATATAGATGTAAAGACCTATAATACACTAGCCAAAACTACCTTAGAGAAGAAACAACCCAAAACTGATACGAAGAAACCAAGAAATATACTAGACTTCTTACAACATTAA